The Planococcus halocryophilus nucleotide sequence TGTTTCAATGGGTTCTCCTGGAAGTGAAATATTATTTGCCTGAATTAGCTGCACAACATCAGATTGCTGCAAGCCACGTTCTTCAAGTGCCGCTTGATCTAATTCGATTTGAATTTCTTCTATTAATGACCCTGAAATATTGACACTTGCAACCCCTTCTGTTTGACGGAGCTCTGTTTCTAATTCTTCTGCAATAACGCGTACGTCTGCATCTGGATCACTTGAACGCAAAGACAATTGCAAAATTGGAAACTGTGCTGGATCGAACTTTAAAAAGCGCGGATCATTCGAATCATCAGGTAATGGTGTTTGATCGATTCTTTGTGCAATATCGGATTGGACATCATCGATATCTGTAGACCAATCAAATTCTAAAAGAATAAAATTCGATCCTTCTTGGCTATTCGATTGAATCGACTTGATGCCTGGTAAAGTTGCTAAATTTGCCTCTAATGGCTTTGTAATTTTTTCACTTACTTCTGTAGGACTAGCTCCTGGATAATTTGTTACCACCACACCTATTGGTGGATTTAGTTCTGGAATTAACGTAATCGGAATTCGTGTAAATGACACGATACCTAGAATAATAACCAGAAACATGATGACAATGGTAAAGACAGGCCGTTTTATGGAAAAATCACTTATTTTCATTTTTTTCAAACCCTCTCTTTACTATGTTCTTTAATCATAAGAAAAATTTCTTACAACCGCAAATTTAATAGAGCGTGTTCACACTTCTGCCAATTTTTGAAAACAAAAAAACCTGCCGAAGCAGGTTTTCATTTTTTATAAGAGACTATATAAACGGATGCCTGGATTTTTATCTTGGAACCAGCGAGTCGCAAACTCATTCTCGAATAAGAATACATAATTATCGAAACGATCGCGTACTAGCATCGAACGTCCGCTTGACATCGATTCTTTCACATCTTCTTCATTTTCAATCCAACGTGCAATTTTGTTGCCAACTGGCTCCATACGTACATCTACATTGTATTCGTTTTTCATACGGTGTTCGAACACTTCAAATTGAAGTTGACCGACTGCACCAAGAATCACTTCTTCTAAATGCAATGTTTTGTAATATTGGATTGCGCCTTCTTGTACTAATTGAAGAATCCCTTTATGGAAATGTTTTTGTTTCATAACGTTTTTAGCCGTCACTTTCACAAATAGCTCTGGCGTAAACTGTGGCAAGCTCTCAAATTGGAATTTCTTCCCACTCGTAATCGTGTCTCCAATTTGGTAATTCCCCACATCATGTAAACCGATTATATCGCCTGCTACTGCTTCATTAACCATTTCACGATCATCCGCTAAAAATTGTGTGGTCTGTGATAGTTTAATGTTTTTCCCTGTACGCGCCAAAGTTACGTTCATCCCTCGCTCAAACTTACCCGATACGATACGGACAAAAGCAATACGATCGCGGTGAGCTGGATTCATATTGGCTTGGATTTTAAAGATAAATCCTGAAAACGGCATTTCAGTTGGATCAATGATTTCTTCTTCTTGCGTAATACGCGGTTGCGGTGGTGGTGCAAACTGCAAATACGTTTCAAGGAACGTTTCTACACCAAAGTTAGCTAATGCACTACCGAAGAAAACAGGTGTCAATTCACCTTTTTTTACACGGTCAATTGAAAATTCGTTGCCCGCTTCGTCCAATAAATCAATATCATCCATTGCTTGTGTATAATAAGACGTTTTTTTCATTTCGTGGTCTTCGATCAATCTACCGTTTTCATCGAGTTCAAGGAAACGTTCTCCTTCTGTACGGTAAGGTTCGACACGTTTGTTAAAACGATCATAAATTCCGAGGAATTCTTTCCCCATACCGATTGGCCAGTTCATTGCGTAAGATTGAATACCAAGTACTTCCTCAAGTTCTTCCATTAATTCTAATGGTTCTTTCCCTTGACGGTCCATTTTGTTGATAAACGTAAAAATGGGTATACCGCGCATTTTGCATACTTTAAATAGTTTAACGGTTTGTGCTTCAATCCCTTTAGCAACATCAATAATCATTACAGCGCTGTCTACTGCCATTAAGGTACGGTACGTATCTTCACTGAAATCTTGGTGTCCTGGTGTATCTAAAATGTTGACACGATGTCCATCATAGTCAAATTGCATGACGGAAGAAGTTACAGAAATTCCCCGTTGTTTTTCAATTTCCATCCAATCGGAAGTTGCGAACTTGCCGCTTTTTTTCCCTTTTACTGTTCCGGCATCACGAATAGCCCCACCAAATAACAATAGTTTTTCTGTTAATGTCGTTTTACCAGCATCCGGGTGGGAGATGATGGCGAAGGTTCTTCTATTTTGAATTTCACTCTTTAATTGGTCTGACATGTTTATACGCTCCTTTAATCTACTCTCTTCATATTAGAGAAGGGGACTGAAAAAAACAAGGAATTTTAACAGCTACAGAAAAAAGAAGCCAGTAGAGGCTCCTTTTACTGAAACTTTTTCAATGCTTGTTGTATCGCAATTTCTTTATCACTATGTGGATATTTAGTATTCCCAACAATTTGGTAATCTTCATGTCCTTTTCCAGCAAGAATGATGATGTCGCCAGCTTCGGCTTGCTCTATGGCATGCTCGACTGCTTTTGCACGATCGCCAATGCAAGCAAAATTACTGTGGGTCATACCCATTTCCAAATCACTTAAAATACTGTCATACGCTTCATCACGTGGATCATCTGTCGTCAAAACGACGTAATCAGCAATTGATGCTTTTTCAGCCATGATTGGACGTTTCGTTTTGTCACGGTTGCCACCTGTTCCCACTAGGAAAATAATCCGGTTCTTTTTAAAATCTTGAACTGCGTCAATTGCTTTTTCGATAGCATCAGGTGTATGAGCATAATCGATAAAAATCGATATAGGTGCTTCGACTTCTATTTTTTGCATACGGCCTTCTACTGGTGCAATCACTGCGAGCGTCTTCAGAATTTCATCAAGCTTATATCCTTCTGCATACAAAGCTGCAATCGATGCCAATGCATTCGAGACATTAAACTCACCAAGAAGTTTCATTGAGACTGGAAATTCACCTTCTATACACTTCAACGTAAAGCTTGTACCTGTGTGCATCAATTGAATGTCTTTTGCTTGAAACTGGGCGTCATTTTGAATGCCGTAAGTGTATACCGGGTGAGGGGTCATTTTCGCTAGTTCATTTGACCACGAGTCATCAGCATTTAAAATTGCTTGCTTTTGATTGGCAAGATCTTGACCAAGTTGTGAAAATAACAATGCTTTGGCATGGCCATACTCTTCCATCGTTCCATGGAAATCCAAATGATCGTGCGTCAAATTAGTGAATATAGCGGTATCAAATTCCACACCAGCTAGACGTCCTAAAACTAACCCGTGCGATGAAACTTCCATTGTCATATGTGAACAATCTTCATCTCGTGCACGCGCAATCATTTGTTGAGTGGTTAACACATCATTTGTCGTATTTGCTGATGGGTGCAATTGTCCGTTTAAATTGAAACCAATTGTTCCCGTCAACGCTGATTTTTCGCCCAACTCCATTAACATGGAATGCAGAATACCTGCTACACTCGTTTTGCCATTAGTGCCAGTAACTCCAATCATATGCAAAAGCTTAGATGGATAATCGTAAAATTTAGCAGCTAACAGACCTACTGTTCGAGAGGTGCTTTCAACTTCTACTACTGTTGCATTGTCAATCGTCATT carries:
- a CDS encoding peptide chain release factor 3; amino-acid sequence: MSDQLKSEIQNRRTFAIISHPDAGKTTLTEKLLLFGGAIRDAGTVKGKKSGKFATSDWMEIEKQRGISVTSSVMQFDYDGHRVNILDTPGHQDFSEDTYRTLMAVDSAVMIIDVAKGIEAQTVKLFKVCKMRGIPIFTFINKMDRQGKEPLELMEELEEVLGIQSYAMNWPIGMGKEFLGIYDRFNKRVEPYRTEGERFLELDENGRLIEDHEMKKTSYYTQAMDDIDLLDEAGNEFSIDRVKKGELTPVFFGSALANFGVETFLETYLQFAPPPQPRITQEEEIIDPTEMPFSGFIFKIQANMNPAHRDRIAFVRIVSGKFERGMNVTLARTGKNIKLSQTTQFLADDREMVNEAVAGDIIGLHDVGNYQIGDTITSGKKFQFESLPQFTPELFVKVTAKNVMKQKHFHKGILQLVQEGAIQYYKTLHLEEVILGAVGQLQFEVFEHRMKNEYNVDVRMEPVGNKIARWIENEEDVKESMSSGRSMLVRDRFDNYVFLFENEFATRWFQDKNPGIRLYSLL
- a CDS encoding UDP-N-acetylmuramoyl-L-alanyl-D-glutamate--2,6-diaminopimelate ligase, whose amino-acid sequence is MNSKELLASIPYKQIKGPLPEHIEHLTIDSRDIKTNSAFICITGYTVDGHDFAQQAANQGATLIVTEKPMTIDNATVVEVESTSRTVGLLAAKFYDYPSKLLHMIGVTGTNGKTSVAGILHSMLMELGEKSALTGTIGFNLNGQLHPSANTTNDVLTTQQMIARARDEDCSHMTMEVSSHGLVLGRLAGVEFDTAIFTNLTHDHLDFHGTMEEYGHAKALLFSQLGQDLANQKQAILNADDSWSNELAKMTPHPVYTYGIQNDAQFQAKDIQLMHTGTSFTLKCIEGEFPVSMKLLGEFNVSNALASIAALYAEGYKLDEILKTLAVIAPVEGRMQKIEVEAPISIFIDYAHTPDAIEKAIDAVQDFKKNRIIFLVGTGGNRDKTKRPIMAEKASIADYVVLTTDDPRDEAYDSILSDLEMGMTHSNFACIGDRAKAVEHAIEQAEAGDIIILAGKGHEDYQIVGNTKYPHSDKEIAIQQALKKFQ